Proteins from one Cryptomeria japonica chromosome 4, Sugi_1.0, whole genome shotgun sequence genomic window:
- the LOC131034973 gene encoding transcription factor BHLH089, translated as MDSFAMVRHNCPADMEFNCLEFFSSHEMQTSLSENLFVDALMEDDYLPALLGLSPNLLHQTSRPSGSEVFPLTEHSNGNLAGDLQQGIVAWHNAPQSAVTSQCNLTGIEPATCALPAIPSDLAFVERAAKYSSFVEECSPKAEESAGIVTNGNGRENASASGVSGNEVKYGCRKKRKNVVEAVSCDALKGKRCKSAESEKDAFEDSKRKADQSNNSYCTGKVEDARNVKAPALPDKKDYIHVRARRGQATDSHSLAERARREKISKRMKVLQDLVPGCSKSTSKALMLDEIINHVQSLQRQVEFLSMKLATCSPIVDIDMYRFSR; from the exons TCTTTTCAAGCCACGAAATGCAGACGTCGTTGTCGGAGAATCTGTTCGTCGATGCTTTAATGGAGGACGATTATTTGCCCGCTTTGCTTGGTCTTTCGCCTAATTTGCTTCATCAGACGAGTCGCCCTAGCGGTTCGGAGGTTTTCCCCCTAACGGAACATTCGAACGGGAATTTAGCAGGGGATTTGCAGCAGGGAATTGTGGCATGGCATAATGCGCCGCAGTCTGCGGTGACGAGCCAGTGTAATTTGACAGGAATCGAACCTGCGACCTGCGCTTTGCCTGCGATTCCTTCTGACCTGGCGTTCGTAGAAAGGGCGGCGAAATATTCGTCCTTTGTGGAGGAATGTAGTCCAAAAGCCGAGGAATCCGCTGGAATTGTTACGAATGGCAATGGCAGAGAAAATGCTTCCGCATCTGGCGTGTCCGGAAATGAAGTCAAGTACGGCTGTCGCAAGAAGCGTAAAAATGTTGTCGAG GCTGTGAGTTGCGATGCGCTGAAAGGAAAGCGCTGCAAAAGCGCAGAGAGTGAGAAGGACGCCTTTGAAGATTCCAAGCGCAAAGCGGATCAAAGTAATAATAGTTACTGTACGGGAAAAGTAGAGGACGCAAGGAATGTGAAGGCTCCAGCGTTGCCTGACAAAAAGGATTACATTCACGTTAGGGCACGGCGTGGCCAAGCCACTGATAGCCACAGCTTAGCCGAAAGA GCGCGGAGGGAAAAAATTAGCAAAAGAATGAAGGTTTTGCAGGATCTGGTTCCAGGATGCAGTAAG AGCACGAGTAAAGCATTGATGCTGGACGAGATCATCAATCACGTTCAGTCTCTGCAGCGTCAAGTTGAG TTCCTTTCGATGAAGCTCGCAACTTGCAGTCCTATAGTCGACATCGACATGTACCGTTTCTCGCGCTAA